The Candidatus Sericytochromatia bacterium genome includes the window GTGGCCCGTTTCACGAAATGGCGCACTCAGCTCAACGTGACCCGCCGGAAAGGCCCGCGTTGCGCCCTTGCGGTGAACCAGCAGGTTATGCCGCTGACCGTCCTCGCCCTGGTGGCCCTCGACCCGTGCCATGTTGTGCGAGACGTCGTACAGCGTTCGCAGCGTGGCCTTGAAGTGCCTGAAAAAGGCCGCCCGCACCTGTTCGGTGAGCATCTGGCGATTGCACCAGGCAAAATGACTGGCGGCCGCCATCGCGGCCATGTAGCGTCGTCCCTCGCTGCTCCCGATCGGGGCACAAGCCAGCTGGCGGTCAGGCAAGACGATACCCTCGCGCGCCATGACCGCGCCCATCAGGCGAATGTAATCGCTGGCGACCTGATGTCCCAGGCCGCGAGAGCCTGAATGAAGCATGACCACCACCTGGCCAAGACCCAGGCCAAATCGCTCGGCCAGTGGCGGATGGAAGACCCGCTCGACGACCTGAATTTCGAGAAAATGATTGCCGCTTCCCAGACTGCCCAGCTGCCCTCGACCGCGTGCTTTGGCCTCAGGGCTGACGCAGTCAGGGTCGGCTTCCGGGCAATGTCCCCCCATCTCGCACGCCAGCAAATCCTCCTCCGAAGCCAATCCTCGGACCAACAGAGCAGGCAATCCCTCGCGCAGGATGGTGTCGAGTTCCCCAGGAGACAAGGACACCTTGGCTTGACTCCCGACGCCGAGCGGGATGGCATCGACCAGGGTTCGCAGCAACGCGCGGAGTTCGGGACGGATTTCCGCCTCGGTCAACGAACTGATGAGCAGGCGCACCCCGCAACTGATGTCAAAGCCGACCCCACCGGGGGAAACGACCCCATCGTTCAGCCCCATGGCGGCCACCCCACCAATCGGAAATCCATAGCCCTGATGGACATCCGGCATCACCAGAGAGGCGGTCCTGATGCCGGGCAACGCGGCGACGTTGACGCACTGAAAGAGGGACAGGTCGGCCAGGATCGCCGGCAGCAGCCGCTCAGAGGCAAATACGCGCCCCTCGACTCGCATGCCAGCCCGGAAACGGCGGGGGATCCGCCAACACCAGGGGTCGATTCGTTCCAGGACATCTCCGGGAAATCCTGAGCCGTGAGGGGGCATCTGCCCCGCCTCGAAGGGCGACGGTCCGAACTCCTGCCCCTCCCGTGTTTCCGGCAGGCAGGGCTGTCCTGGGTGGACGCATTCAGACATCGCAACTCCCCTGGCCGTCTAGCTCCAAACGGAGGCCTCAACGCGATCCTCAGACATCAAAAAACACCTGCCCGGCCCAGCCCTCCGGCGATGGTTGAAAGGCCAATTGATGGTAAGTGACCGCCTTGACGTCGTAGCCGCCAGAACGACGCCGGGCGTGCCCGGCTGCCGTCACCCGCACCGGCTCACTCTGCCGAGCGTCGACACGAAACGAGCTGAACAGGCGTCCTTCCGCATCCGCGCTCCAGACCAAGCGCGACAGCAAGTCCACCAGGCGTTCCGAATCGTCATGCCCAGCCAGCTGCCAATTCACCGCTCGTCGCCGAGAATGGTCGTCGCACACGCCCCCCAGCAGCGCCGTCAGACCGTAGGCGGCTTGCGCGAAGGCCGCTGCCCGGGTCGGCCCCCAGAAGGCCAGGCCAATATCGGCTGGGTGGGGTAGCAGCCGATACCCCGCCGTCCGGGCGGAGATTCCCGCGATGAGCGCGCTTCGCGTCGCGGCGCTCACCGCGCACTTCTCAGGAGCGGCAGCCCCCGATAGCGCAAGGTTTCCCGCGCAATCGTCAGGGCCTGCCCGGCCCGCTCGTCAAGGCGGATTTCGGTAAAGACCCGACCCGCCCCGGCCGCCAGCACGGCCCGATGGGCCTCGCGGGCCACGCGCAGCACGTCATCCAACTCACCCTGCAAGGTCGTGCCCAGCGCATCAACCTCGAAGAGGAGGCCACTCGCGCGAACCTTCGCCACCGCCGCTTCAACATAACGCCGGGTATCCTGGACCCCTCCTGCGGGGATCACCGTCAGTTCTGCGACCAGCACCATCACGCCCTCCTACACCCCGTGCGCCTACGCGAGGGCATCATGGGGCTGGCCAAGGCGTGCGCCTAGAGTCGGGCAGGCCCTGGTGATACGAATGCCCCCGCCGGAAACCCGTCTGCGCGTCGACCGAAAATCGGAGCGTTCACAGGGCGCACCCCCATGGTTCAGAGGGGCGGACGAGGGGCGGGGCGCACATCGATGGTGACGGCTCGGCGCCCCACTTCGCGTCCGTCTCGCGTGGCGGCCACGCACATCACACGGTAACGCCCAGGCGCCGTGGGCCAGAAATGAAACAAGCGTTGATTGGACCAGCCGACAAAAGAGGCTTCAGAGTCCCAGGCATAAACCAGACGCGCAGGATCGGCGCCCACGACAACCGGTTCGAAGGTCATCGGCCGCATGGATTCCCCCACGAAAGCCTCCGCCAAGTGACCATCAAACGAAATGCCCTGCAGCACCGGGCGACCCTCATCCGCAGCAAGCCGCACGACCGTCTGTGAACGCACGAGTGGCGCGACAGGTCCCTTACTGCATCCGCCCAGGCCCAACGCGAGCGCCAACGACAACACCCAGGAAGCCTGAACAAGCCGAACCGCGCGCACCATTCCCGCCTCCTGCAGCTGTCCAGCGCGCCGAGCGCCCGCCGAGTTTAAAGCAACTGAACTCCAAAATTTTATCACACCTTAACCTAGATACCCGCCACCTGACAGAGGCTCCCAGGTTTCCCGCATTGACCCTGGCCGCAACTCCCTCGGTAACCCTCACCCAGCTCTCCTCAGGGATGGGCGTTCCATCTCCCCACCCCCCGCCGCCTTCACGCGCCAAAACCTATGAGTCCAAGCGCTTCTCCATCTGAAGGGGCAAGGACTTCAGGACCACGAGCCGCGAGCAAAAAGAAAAACCCCCTCTCCGAAAAGGGGAGAGAGGGTTTGCTGTAAAGAGCCAGCGACGAGACTCGAACTCGTGACCTGCTGATTACGAATCAGCTGCTCTACCGACTGAGCTACGCTGGCAAACACGGGCCAATGGCAGGTTCCAAGTTACCAGACCACAGGCACGCTGTAAAGCGACCGGGGCCTCAACGGCGGATGGGGGGCGAGATCAGAGACTGGATCGAAGCCTCGGCCCTGCCCACCAACGGCGAGAGGCCAGGCAGCAAGGGCGTGATGTTGAAGGTACCCAGGCCGGCCCACACCACGGCACACGTCGTGTATCCAAGCACCAGCTGGGTGGCAACCGGCAATGCAGGACGAGCAGCCGCTGCATCCGTTTCTGGCTGCATGTACATGGTCACCACCACCCGCAGGTAGTAGTAAACCGACAGGATGCTGTTGACGATCGCCACCAGCACCAGTGACAGCATGTTGGCCTTCAAGGCGGCGGCAAACAGCATGTACTTGCCGAAGAAACCCGCCGTGAGCGGGAATCCAATCAGGGAGAACATGCAAACCGCCATGCAAATGCCCGCGAGGGGATAGCGCCAGGCCAACCCGGCGAAGTCCTCCACGTTCGAGAGACCCTCCTCGCGACCGCCGAGGAAGGTCACGACACCCAAAGCACCCAGGTTCGTGAAGGCATAGGCCACGAGGTAAAACAACAGCGCCGCCCCAGCATCCGGTGAAGGCAAGGCCGCCAAACCGACCAGCAAGTAGCCGGTATGGGCGATCCCCGAATAGGCCAGCATTCGCTTCACATTGCGCTGCACCAGCGCGAACATGTTGCCCACGAACATCGTCAACACGGCCAGGTTAAAGAGCAGGAACTGCGCGATGGCGTGCAATTGCTCAGCGGCAAAGAAACAAAGGGAAAGCCGCACGGCCAGCGCGAAAGCTGCTGCCTTGACGGCCGTCGCCATGAAGGCCGTCACCGGCGCAGGCGCCCCTTCGTACACGTCAGGCGCCCACATGTGGAACGGCACGGCCGCGACCTTGAAGGCCACGCCCACCAGCACCAACAGAACGCCAGCCGTGAACATCGCGTTGAGTTTCAAGGTGCTGTCAGCCGCCACCAGCGAAGCCCCAATCGACTGCAGGTTGACGCTGCCAGCTGACCCGTAAATCAAGGCAATGCCGTACAGGAAGATGGCGGCAGCCAAGGAGCCGAGGAAGAAGTACTTGAGAACCGCCTCGTTGGACCGCAGCAGATGCCGACGCCAGCCCACCAGCACATAGATGGCCAGGGACATCGTCTCGAATCCGAGGAACAGCGTCATCAGGTCATCCGAGGACACCATCACGAACATGCCCAGCAGGCTGAACAGCATGAGCGTGTAGAATTCTCCGCGATTCGCCCCTTCGCTCTCGAACTGAGGCAGGGCCATCAAGACCACCACCATCCCGATGATGGAGAACAGCACGTAGAAGAAATAGGAGAACCCATCCACGGTCACGGCGCCACCAAACAGGCTCGTCGCCTCCGGGCGTTGGGACCATTGGTGAACCGAGAGGCCCAATACCGCGAGCAACCCAGCCGCAGAGAAATACGCGACGCGCGTCGCATCGCGCAACATGGCCGACATCAGCATGGCCACCAGCGCGATGCCGGTCAGCAAAAATAGAGGGAAGAGTGGCGCGAGGGTGGTCATGATGAGGATCCTGTGTCAGTGCTCGATTTAATGGGGGTGGCGTTCGGGCGCCTTGAGCGACTTGGGAGAAGCAGTGGGAGGCGCGTCGGCCTTCAGACCGAAGGTCGCGAGGTAACGCACGGAGGCCGGGGCGATCGCCGCCACCACAGGTTGCGGGTATACACCCAGCACAATCACGGCCACCACGATCGGCATGAGGGCCGCGCCTTCTCGCAGGTTGAGGTCGGGCAAGCGAGCCACCTCGGGCTGCGAGACGGGGCCGAACATGGCCCGCTGATACCACCACAACATGTAGGCGGCCCCCAGAATAATGGAGGTGGCGGCCAGGGCCGTCGGGATCGCCTGGCCCTTCCAGGCGCCCAGCAGAATCATGAACTCACCCACGAAGGCCGACAAACCTGGCAGGCCGACCGACGCGAGCATCACCAGCATGAAGAAGGTGGCAAAAACCGGCATCACACGGGCCGCACCACCCCAGTCAGCGATCAACGTAGAGCCGCGACGCTCGGCCATGAAGCCGACCAGCAGGAACAGCGCCCCCGTGGTGACGGCGTGGCCCACAAGGTGGAAGACGGAGCCGACCACCGCTTGCTGGGTGAAGCTGAAAGCGCCAAGCAGAATCACACCCAGGTGACTGATCGATGCATAGGCCACCACCAAACGAGCGTCGTCCTGCGCCAGTGCCGTGAAGGCCGCATAGACCACCCCGGTCACGGCCAGGGCCACCAGCACCGAGGCCGCTTGTTCGGCAGCGGCCGGAAACAGCGGGAAGGCGATGCGCAACAAGCCATAGATACCAAGCTTGGCCATCACCGCGGACAGCAAGAAGGTGACCGGCATGGGAGCCTGGCTGTAAGCGGCTGGCAGCCAGGTATGGAAGGGAAACAGCGCCGCCTTGATTCCGAAGGCCAGCACGAAGGTCAGGAACATCAGCATCGCGGTGCGAGGCCCAGCCGCCAGCGGCAGGCCGGTCAGCGCATCCAAGGCGAAACTCCAGTTACCGCGGGCCTGCATGTGCTGCCATCCCAGGAAAACCACCCCTACCAGCATCAGCAGGGAGCCGACCATGGTGTAGAGCACAAACTTGATCACTGCCGGCCGGCGTTCAGGTCCACCGAAAAGGCCGACCAGGAAGAACGCCGGAATCAGCATCAATTCCCAGAACACGTAGAACAGGAAGAGGTCAGCCGCCGCCAGGACCCCGATCATGGCGCCGGACAGCATCAACATGCAGCCGAAGTACACGTGCGCGCGGTCACGGGCCAGATTCCAACTGGCAGCGACCGCCACGGCGGTCGCCACGGCGGCCAGCACGATCAGGAAGGTCGAAAAACCATCGACCCGCAGCCAGTAAGTGATGCCAAAGCTTTCCACCCAGGCCCGCTTTTCCTCAAAGGCCAACAGGTCGAGCCCGTGAGGCCCTGGCCGCATACCGGCCAGCAAGCCGAAAGAGGCCAGCGCATTGGCCACGGAGACGACCAGCGCGGCCCAACGCGAAAAGGCCGCGTCCTCCCGGCCGGAGAAGACCATCAGGGCAAGGCCGGCGAGTAAAGGAAAGACAATGAGAGAGGTCAGAAAGATCGACATCGAAAACCCTTCGTCAGAAGGACCACTTGGTCAGGACAACGTAGAGCACGGTCAAGGTGCCGAGCAGCATCACGTAAGCGTAAACACGAACAGCCCCTGTCTGGATCAGCTGAACAGACTGGGAGAGTGCCAGGTAGAAGCGGGGGATCACACGCACCAGTCCATCGACAATGAACGGCTCGATGACGTGACGGTTGCCCCAACCCACCAGATGGATGGCGGGCTTCACCAACACGGCGTCGTAGACGTGGTCGAAGTACCAGCGGTCCTGGAAGACCGCAAACAGGCCCTTGGCCCGCCCGAACACGGGTGCACGATGGCTGCCGTGGCGCAGATAGGCGAGCAGAATGCCCAACCCGCCAGCGATCACGGCAAAGGAAGCCAGCAAAAGTTCCTTCTGATGCAACCATAACGTGGTCGCTTCATCGGCCCCTGCCGGCAGGTGGGCGTGCGCGCCAACGGCCGGCGCAAGCCAGGCGGCCAAAGCCGACCCGCCCATCACCTCCGGGAGCCCCACGAACCCGACCACCAGGGTACCGAGCGCCAAGATGGCAAGCGGTCCGTTCATCACGGATGGTCCCTCGTGGGCATGGGCAAACAGGTCCGCCTGGCGAGGGGCGCCGGTGAACGTCAGGATCCACATCCGGAACATGTAGAACGCCGTCAGGAAGGACGTGAAAAGTCCCACGCCATAAAGCCAGAGCCAGCCATTCTCCCACTGAGCAAACAAGATCGCGTCCTTCGAAAAGAAGCCGGCCAAAGGAGGAATGCCGGCGATCGCCACGCAACCAATGAGCATGATCGTGGCGGTGAATGGCAGTTTCCTGCGCAAACCACCGTAGTGGTCCATCTCCTCCTCGTGGTGCATCGCGTGAATCACCGCACCAGCCCCGAGGAACAGCAGGGCCTTGAAGAAGGCGTGGGTGAAGAGGTGGAAGATACCGGCCGCGTAGGCTCCAGCGCCCACGGCCGCGAACATGTAGCCCAACTGAGAGACCGTCGAGTAGGCCAGAACTTTCTTGATGTTGTGCTGGGTGATCGCGATGGTGGCTGCCATAATGGCCGTCACCATCCCGATCACCGACACGAGGTGGCCGGCCTGCGGAGCCAGGTCGTACAACGTGGCCATGCGGGCGACCATGTAAACGCCTGCCGTCACCATCGTGGCCGCGTGGATGAGGGCCGAAACGGGCGTTGGACCCGCCATCGCATCCGCCAACCACGTGTGCAAGGGAATTTGGGCGCTCTTGCCCATGGCCCCGACGAAAAGCAACAGCCCAATCACCGCGGCCATCGAGGGGCCGACCAGGTGGGCGCTGTCGCGCACGGTGGCGAAATCAACCGTCCAAACACCCTTGCTGCCGAGGTACCAGAACAAAGTAAAGAGGCCCAGCAGGAAGCCAAAGTCGCCCACGCGGTTGACGATGAACGCCTTGTTGGCCGCCAACGCCTTCTCCGTCTCCGTGAAGTAATAGCCAATCAGCAGATAGGAACAAGCACCCACGCCTTCCCAGCCGAGGAACAGCAGCGGCATGTTCTTGCCGAGCACCAATACCAGCATGGAAAAGGTGAACAGATTCAAGTAGGTGAAGAAGCGGGTAAAGCCCCGTTCGTGCCCCATGTAACCGATCGAGTAGATGTGGATCAGAGAGCCCACGAAGGTCACGATCATGATCATCACACCGCTCAGGCGGTCGACCCAGAACTCGACGGGCACGTGCAGCGAGCCAACCGAAAACCAGGTAAAGGCCGTATGGACGTAACCCTGAGGATGTTCGGAAAGCCCAAGGAACAACCGAGTCGCCACCACGCAAGACAGCACAGGACCAAGGCAAGCAATCAAGGCCACCAGGGTTTTATTGGGCCCCTCCGGCTTGTGCGCATAGAACAGCGCGGTCAAGCCCAGCACAATGGCCCCGAGGAGGGGGAAGAGGGGTACGAGGCTGACGAGGTGGCTGGAAGTCATGGCGAGTGTCTCTGTGGTCTCAAACGAACGAGCTGGGATTTCAGTGCTTCAGGGCCTGGTAATTGTCCACGGAGAGGGCATCACTCTCCGCCGTTTCGCCGGCATTCTTGAAGATCAGGATCACGATGGCCAAGCCGATCGCGGCTTCGGCGGCCGCGAGGGCAATAACAAGGAAGGTGAAGATGTGGCCGCCGAGGTCACCGAGGTGGCGGGCAAAGGCCAAAAAGCTCAGGTTCACGCCATTGAGCATCAACTCAACAGACATGAAGATGATAAAAAGATTGCGCCGGGCAACAAAGCCGGCGAGCCCGATGCAAAACAGGGCCGCGCTGACGATGAGAAAATGGCTGGTAGGCACCATGAACGGACTCCTGCTTCAGATTCGGCGCTTGGCCAACACCACGACCCCGACGACGGCGACCGTCAGGAGAATCGAGATGACTTCGAATGGGAAGGTGTAACGCGTGAACAACTCCAGGCCGACCGCATCAATGCCACCGAAGCGCGGCTCACCGGAAGCGTGCGCGCCGTAACGAGCGACCAGTTGGGCCGGGGGGGCGGGAAGAGTTACAAAGCGCGCAATCACCGAGTTCAACAAGGAGAAAAGCACGGCCGACACAGCCAGCGCGCCACCCAGGTGCCAGGCCAGATGAGGTTCGTGCGGCAGATCAGCCTCCCGCACGTTCAATAGCATAATGACAAACACCACCAGGGCCATGATGGCGCCGGCATAGACCAGCACCTGAAGAATCGCCAGCAGGGGTGCCATCAGCATGGCATACAGCCCGGCCAAGCCCAAGAAGCTCACCACGAGCAAAAAGGCAGCGGTCAGGGGCTGTCGCTGCGTGATCATGGCGAGCGCAGCGACAATCGCCAGAGCCGAGAGCAGATAGAAGAAGAGCGGGTGCATGATGGGGGGGGTTTCCTGCTGAGATGTTTCGGTGAGACCGGATATCAGTACGTCTGGCCGGCGGGATGTGGGTCAGGCTTGACCTGCATCAGTTCTTCCTTGGTCACCCAGAAGCTTTCGCGGTCGAAGGCGGTGAGGGAGTAAACGCCCGAGTCCATCCGGATCGCATCCACCGGGCAAGCCTCCACGCACATCCCGCAGAACACACACTCCAGCAGATCGATGTCGAAACGATCCGGATAGCGCTCGATGTCGGGATCTTCGCTTTCGGCGGGCACGATGTGAATACATTCGGCGGGACACGCCGTGGCGCACATCATGCAGGCCACGCACTTGGTGCTGCCGTCCACCCGAGTGGTCAAGCGATGCTTGCCGCGGTAGCCCTCGGGAATCGCGCGCTTCACCTCAGGATAGCCGACCGTGTTCATCGGCTTGAGACCAATCAGGTTCTTGACCACGTGGCCGGCCGTGACCGCCAAACCCTTGGCAATCTCCAGCAAATAAACCGATTCCCCCAGGGTGTTGATGTTGCGGTCAACCGTCTGAACCGGCTCGTGAAAACCGTCCGGCGCGACCGGGAAGGCGTCCGAGGACTCCGCGCGGGCGAAGCGAGACAGGTCAATGGGTGCGTTGTGACTCATGGTTTCATCACCGTGATCACCACCCCCGTGAGCAGAATGTTCACAAGGGCTAGAGGGAGGAGGGTGCGCCAACCCAGGTTCATCACCTGGTCATACCGGAAGCGCGGCAGGGTCCAGCGAACCCAGACGAACACCCAGCAGAGAAAGAGAACCTTGGCAAGAAAAACGTGAAATTGCAGCACCGCGGCGAAGATTGGGGCGAACCACACCGGCAACGCCACGATTTTGACGACAATGGCCGCGCCCAAGAAGGTCACGGCGCCGCCGGCCAGAAGGCCCGCGATCAACAGCCCTTCAAAGTCACGAACGTCGTTCCAGCGTCCGGCTTGCTCCACAAACTTGACGAGCGCCACGGCCGTCAGGGCCAGGAACAGGGTGCCTACCCCGGCTAACGTCCAGAAGGCGACGGGCCCGATGTGGGCAATGATGGTCTCGGTCGGGAGGAAGGGCACCTGCCAGCCCCCGAGGAAAAGGGTGGCAAACAAGGCCGAGCTCACCACCATCGCGGAATACTCCGCCAAAAAGAACATGCCGAACTTCATCGCAGAGTACTCGGTGTGATAACCGGCGACCAGCTCCGATTCCGACTCGGCGAGATCGAATGGCACGCGGTTGGTTTCGGCAAAGGCACAGACAATGAAAATGATGGCGGCGATGGGCTGCAAGAAGATCCCCCAGGTGTGGGCCCCTTGCCAGCGTGCAATCTCGGGCAAGCTCACCGTGCCATACAGCATCAGGGCGCCGATCACCGAGAGGCCGAGGGGAATCTCGTAGCTCAGCACCGCGGCCGACGCACGCATGGCCCCCAGCAATGAGTACTTGTTGTTACTGGACCAGCCGGCAAAGATGATGCCATATACCGTCAGCGAGGCAATCGCGAAAAACCAGAGGATGCCTGGGTCGATGTCCAGCACCTGCCCCCACACGGTCGGCCATCCGGAGAGCCCCACGCGATTGAAGTCTACCGTGTCGAAAAAGGGCACGATGCAAATGGTCGAAAAGGCAATGGCGACCACGATGACCGGAGCCGCAATGTAATAGAAGCGGTTCGCGCCAGCCGGAATCACGCTTTCTTTGAAGAACAGCTTGATGGCGTCGGCCACCACGTGAAACAGACCGGCCAGGCGCAACGGACCGACCGCTGCACGTTCAGGACCAGGTCGATCCTGAATGTACGCAGCCCCTTTCCGTTCGAGCCAGATCAGCAAAGGCACGATCTGCAAGACCACGCCGATGACAACGAGATTGAGAATGATGGCGATGATGGGGTCGAGCCAGTGGGACATGAAAGGGCTCCGTCAGTGAGAAGAAGAGGTGGCCAGGGCGCGCCCACGACCAACACCGAGCGGTGCCGCCTGGACGTCTCCCAGGGAAGGAATCTGGAAGCCCTCGTCGGGAATGCCATACCAGCTGAGCGAGGCCAGTTCGGCGTGGGCAGCGCGTAGGTCCGCCCACACCTCCTCGACGTCGGCCCAGCCGAACGTCCGATCCAATTCGCGCCCGATCCGGGAGAGCAGTTCCCACTCGGGAACCGCGTCTCCGGGTGCCTCGAACGCTTGGAAAAACCGCTGAAGGCGACCCTGGAAATTGATGAAACTGCCGTACTGCTCGGCGTGAGTCGCCACCGGAAGGACGTGCGTGGCGAGCGCCGATGTCGCATTGGTGTGAGCGCCCAGGTAAATGCGGACAGGCACCTTACGCAGGGCTTCGGCCACCTCGGCATCCTGAGCCAGGTCGTTGTTCAGGATGAACAGCACCTGCAGACGCCCGCCTTGCAAGGCCTGCAGAAGGGCCTGACGGGAGCCGTCGAAGCCGAGGTAGCGCACCCCCGCTCGGTTGGGGGATTGGTCCGCCTCGCGCAAAAAGTCGTCTTGTGGCCCAGCCGCGGTCGAGTCCCAGGCCAGACGGGTGACCCCCGGCATGAATCGCGCCGCCAGCGCCAACAACGCCTGGTTCGCCTCCAGCGAACTGAACGGCGAACCGACGACCGCGTAAGCGTCCGCAGGGCGGTCGCCCAGCATCAAGCCCGACACCTCTCGCAGAGCATCCATGAAGGGCGCCTGCTGACCGCGAATCGAAACGTGCGACAGTCGGTTTTCGTGGATGGCTTTGTAACTCAGGCGACCCGCGTCACACATCCAGTGGCCGTTCACGTGAGCATTGGCGCGTGGGCGGTAACGATAGGCCACCTCATCCTTGTAATCAAGCAAGACGTTGCAGCCGCGGCTGCAACCCGTGCAAACGCTCTTGACCGTCTTCATGAACCAGACCCGCATCTTGAAACGGAAATCCTTGCTGGTCAGGGCGCCCACCGGACACACGTCCACGACGTTGCCCGAGTAAGGATTGTCGAGTTGTTTGCCCGGGAAGGTCTCGATGACGGAGGTGTCACCGCGTCCACTCACAATCAGCTCGTGCGAGTCAGAAATTTCCTCACAGAAACGTACACAGCGGGTGCAAAGGATGCAGCGCTCCTGGTCCAGAACCACCATCGGTCCAATATCAAGGGCCTTTTCCTTCTGGACCTTGTTGACGTCGGAGCGGTTGTCGTACTTCCCGTACTCCATGTAGTAGTCCTGCAGACGACACTCGCCGGCCTGGTCGCAGATCGGACAATCGATGGGGTGATTGAGCAACAAGAACTCTTGCACCCCCTTGCGCATTTTCTCGACCGCCGGCGTGTCCGTGCGCACCACCAGACCGTCTTTCACCTGCTGTGCGCAGGCGATCTGCGGACCACGCGCTCCCTCGACCTCGCAAAGGCACATGCGGCAGTTGCCTGCCACGCTCAAACCAGGGTGGTAGCAATAGTGGGGAATCTCGACGCCGTGAAGCTTGGCCGCCTCGATGAGGTTCATCCCATCCGGCGCGTCGACCTGCTTGCCATTGAGCGAGAAGGTAGCCATGACCAGTCCTCAGTTCTAATGCGCCGCGCCAACCGGCGCGGGCGAGAGTAGGTAGCGACCACGGCGATCGACGGGCCGCCCACCTTTGACAAAATACGAGACGAATTCTTCACGGAACTTCTGGATGTAACTGCGCGTGGGCATGGTGGCTGCGGCCGCCAGCGCACAGATGGTACGTCCCTCCATGTTGTCCGCGATATCGAGAATCTCCTGGAGGTCAGCTTCCGTGCCCTTGCCCTGCAGCATGCGCCCGAGAATCTTGTACAGCCAATCCGTGCCTTCGCGGCAGGGAGTACACTGCCCGCACGATTCGTGCGAATAAAAGCGCAGCAGGTTGTGCAAGGCCCAAACCAAACTGGTTTCGCGATCAATCACGATCAATCCGCCAGAGCCGAACATCGTGCCGTGCTTGGCCATCGATTCATAGGTCATTTCCACGGTGTGAACTTCCTCAGCCGTCAAAATCGGGCAGGAAGACCCTCCCGGGATCGCCGCCTTGAGTTCGCCCTTGACCCCACCGCAGTACTCGTTGATGTAGTCGATGAGCTTGATCCCTAGCGGAATCTCATGAACGCCAGGCTTGTTGACCGCCCCCGAGGCGCACATCAAGCGCGTGCCGCGCGAGTCGATCTGCGGGCGCCCGTCAGGCCCCACAACGTACTTACCGACATGAGAGTAGGCATCTCCACCGTGGCGCACAATCCAGGGCACGTTGGCGATCGTTTCCACGTTGTTGACCACGGTGGGACACTGAAACAAACCGTGGGTGGCCGGAAATGGCGGTTTGAGCCGCGGGTATCCGCGTTCGCCTTCCAGGGAAGACAGCAAGGCGGTCTCCTCGCCACAGATGTAGGCGCCGGCCCCCGTGTGGACCGTGATGTCCAGGTGAAAGTCAGTTCCGAAGCAAGACTTCCCGAGGAAGCCCTTGTTATACGCTTCCTGCACGGCCTGCCGAAGGACGGCCTGCTGGTGCCAGAACTCCCCGCGCACGTAGATGTAGCAAGCGTGGGATCGAATGGCATAACAAGCGAGGATGCAGCCCTCGATCAGCATGTGGGGATCGTTCTCGAGGATCCGCCGGTCCTTGTAGGTTCCAGGCTCGGATTCATCCGCGTTGATGACCAAATAGCGGGGACGGCCGTCGTCCTTCGGAAGGAAGCCCCACTTCATGCCCGCAGGGAAGCCGGCGCCGCCACGACCACGCAGGCCACTCTTCTTGACCTCGTTCACGACGTCTTCTGGCGACTTACCGCCACGAAGGACTTCCGCCGCCACCTCGTACTGTCCCCGCGACATCGCCACGTTGATGTGGTGGCTGTCGGGA containing:
- the nuoL gene encoding NADH-quinone oxidoreductase subunit L, whose product is MTSSHLVSLVPLFPLLGAIVLGLTALFYAHKPEGPNKTLVALIACLGPVLSCVVATRLFLGLSEHPQGYVHTAFTWFSVGSLHVPVEFWVDRLSGVMIMIVTFVGSLIHIYSIGYMGHERGFTRFFTYLNLFTFSMLVLVLGKNMPLLFLGWEGVGACSYLLIGYYFTETEKALAANKAFIVNRVGDFGFLLGLFTLFWYLGSKGVWTVDFATVRDSAHLVGPSMAAVIGLLLFVGAMGKSAQIPLHTWLADAMAGPTPVSALIHAATMVTAGVYMVARMATLYDLAPQAGHLVSVIGMVTAIMAATIAITQHNIKKVLAYSTVSQLGYMFAAVGAGAYAAGIFHLFTHAFFKALLFLGAGAVIHAMHHEEEMDHYGGLRRKLPFTATIMLIGCVAIAGIPPLAGFFSKDAILFAQWENGWLWLYGVGLFTSFLTAFYMFRMWILTFTGAPRQADLFAHAHEGPSVMNGPLAILALGTLVVGFVGLPEVMGGSALAAWLAPAVGAHAHLPAGADEATTLWLHQKELLLASFAVIAGGLGILLAYLRHGSHRAPVFGRAKGLFAVFQDRWYFDHVYDAVLVKPAIHLVGWGNRHVIEPFIVDGLVRVIPRFYLALSQSVQLIQTGAVRVYAYVMLLGTLTVLYVVLTKWSF
- a CDS encoding complex I subunit 1 family protein, encoding MSHWLDPIIAIILNLVVIGVVLQIVPLLIWLERKGAAYIQDRPGPERAAVGPLRLAGLFHVVADAIKLFFKESVIPAGANRFYYIAAPVIVVAIAFSTICIVPFFDTVDFNRVGLSGWPTVWGQVLDIDPGILWFFAIASLTVYGIIFAGWSSNNKYSLLGAMRASAAVLSYEIPLGLSVIGALMLYGTVSLPEIARWQGAHTWGIFLQPIAAIIFIVCAFAETNRVPFDLAESESELVAGYHTEYSAMKFGMFFLAEYSAMVVSSALFATLFLGGWQVPFLPTETIIAHIGPVAFWTLAGVGTLFLALTAVALVKFVEQAGRWNDVRDFEGLLIAGLLAGGAVTFLGAAIVVKIVALPVWFAPIFAAVLQFHVFLAKVLFLCWVFVWVRWTLPRFRYDQVMNLGWRTLLPLALVNILLTGVVITVMKP
- a CDS encoding NADH-quinone oxidoreductase subunit I; the encoded protein is MSHNAPIDLSRFARAESSDAFPVAPDGFHEPVQTVDRNINTLGESVYLLEIAKGLAVTAGHVVKNLIGLKPMNTVGYPEVKRAIPEGYRGKHRLTTRVDGSTKCVACMMCATACPAECIHIVPAESEDPDIERYPDRFDIDLLECVFCGMCVEACPVDAIRMDSGVYSLTAFDRESFWVTKEELMQVKPDPHPAGQTY
- a CDS encoding NADH-quinone oxidoreductase subunit J, which gives rise to MHPLFFYLLSALAIVAALAMITQRQPLTAAFLLVVSFLGLAGLYAMLMAPLLAILQVLVYAGAIMALVVFVIMLLNVREADLPHEPHLAWHLGGALAVSAVLFSLLNSVIARFVTLPAPPAQLVARYGAHASGEPRFGGIDAVGLELFTRYTFPFEVISILLTVAVVGVVVLAKRRI
- the nuoK gene encoding NADH-quinone oxidoreductase subunit NuoK; the encoded protein is MVPTSHFLIVSAALFCIGLAGFVARRNLFIIFMSVELMLNGVNLSFLAFARHLGDLGGHIFTFLVIALAAAEAAIGLAIVILIFKNAGETAESDALSVDNYQALKH